A window from Scyliorhinus canicula chromosome 19, sScyCan1.1, whole genome shotgun sequence encodes these proteins:
- the LOC119954569 gene encoding galactoside alpha-(1,2)-fucosyltransferase 2-like: MVNLSKVCVWKSKKKLRFLLIFFSAVAFIAVIYKYQLAYRIVPAKYLYLFGNTAMALQCETAKGTENVNISIKGIWTINSMGRLGNQMGEYATLYALAKLNGHQAYILPAMANYLSPIFKITLPTLHDSLKYGIFSKEYHVNDWMEDQYRSIQGNCVMLTGYPCSWTFYHHIREEILREFTFHDFLKEQTNAFLRRIRGERKNVTYVGVHVRRGDYVQVMPDMWKGVIADKKYLDTAMAYFRNKYKNVVFVVTSNGIDWSKENIDNSKGDVFFSDDPKQSSPADDIAILAHCNHTIMTVGTFGYWAGYLAGGETIYLTNFTLPESPFLKLFKYEAAFLPQWIGLPADLSPLLPQKA, translated from the coding sequence ATGGTTAATTTAAGCAAAGTTTGTGTTTGGAAAAGCAAGAAAAAGCTGCGGTTCCTTTTAATATTCTTCTCTGCAGTAGCATTCATTGCCGTAATCTACAAATATCAGTTAGCGTATCGTATTGTACCAGCCAAATACCTTTACTTGTTTGGAAATACAGCCATGGCATTGCAATGTGAAACAGCAAAAGGCACTGAAAATGTGAACATTTCTATAAAAGGAATTTGGACAATTAACTCTATGGGGCGACTTGGCAACCAAATGGGGGAGTATGCAACATTGTATGCATTGGCAAAATTGAATGGTCATCAAGCATACATTTTGCCTGCCATGGCCAATTACCTGTCCCCTATCTTCAAAATTACCCTTCCGACTCTCCATGACAGTCTGAAATACGGAATATTTTCGAAAGAATATCATGTCAATGACTGGATGGAGGATCAGTACCGCAGTATTCAAGGAAACTGTGTTATGTTGACTGGGTACCCGTGTTCATGGACATTTTATCATCATATCCGAGAAGAAATTCTCCGTGAGTTCACCTTTCATGACTTTCTGAAAGAACAGACCAACGCGTTCCTTAGACGGATCAGAGGGGAGCGAAAGAATGTGACGTATGTTGGTGTTCACGTTCGAAGGGGAGATTACGTACAAGTCATGCCAGATATGTGGAAAGGAGTCATAGCTGACAAAAAGTATTTAGACACAGCAATGGCTTACTTCAGAAATAAATACAAaaatgttgtttttgtcgtgaCAAGCAATGGAATAGATTGGAGTAAGGAGAACATCGATAATTCCAAAGGAGATGTTTTCTTTTCAGACGATCCAAAGCAATCCAGTCCAGCTGATGACATTGCTATCCTTGCTCATTGTAATCACACCATAATGACAGTCGGGACATTTGGTTACTGGGCCGGCTACTTGGCAGGTGGGGAGACAATTTACCTCACAAACTTTACTTTGCCAGAATCACCATTTCTAAAGTTATTTAAGTACGAGGCGGCGTTTTTACCTCAGTGGATTGGACTTCCTGCTGATCTCTCACCTCTTCTGCCCCAAAAAGCTTAA